A genome region from Triticum aestivum cultivar Chinese Spring chromosome 2B, IWGSC CS RefSeq v2.1, whole genome shotgun sequence includes the following:
- the LOC123046395 gene encoding probable plastid-lipid-associated protein 11, chloroplastic — translation MAPLLFQTHTAAQTFPPSPRGTRRLAPAAPHAVGFLRALFPARPPPAKAELLRLIADQGRGLETQSDPSRLADIVSCIDALAASAPNADTVSDATKLSGTWRLLWTTEQEQLFIVRNAPTFSTAAGDVLQVIDVPGGSLNNVITFPPSGAFVVNGSIEIQPPQRVNFRFTRAMLKGGNWEVPFPPFGKGWFDTVYLDDEIRVAKDIRGDYLVVERAPYSWNR, via the exons ATGGCGCCactactcttccaaacccacacgGCCGCGCAAACCTTCCCGCCGAGCCCGCGCGGCACCCGCCGTCTGGCTCCCGCCGCCCCCCACGCCGTCGGTTTCCTCCGCGCCCTCTTCCCTGCCCGGCCGCCGCCGGCCAAGGCCGAGCTCCTCCGCCTCATCGCCGACCAGGGCCGCGGCCTCGAAACCCAGTCCGACCCGTCCCGCCTCGCGGACATCGTCTCCTGCATAGACGCCCTCGCTGCCTCTGCCCCGAACGCCGACACCGTATCGGACGCCACCAAGCTCTCCGGCACCTGGCGCCTCCTGTGGACGACCGAGCAGGAGCAGCTCTTCATCGTGCGCAACGCCCCCACCTTCAGCACCGCCGCCGGCGACGTGCTCCAGGTCATCGACGTTCCAGGCGGGAGCCTCAATAACGTCATCACCTTCCCGCCGTCTGGCGCGTTCGTCGTGAACGGCAGCATCGAGATCCAACCACCCCAGCGAGTAAATTTTCG GTTTACACGTGCTATGCTGAAGGGGGGCAATTGGGAGGTTCCTTTTCCGCCATTTGGGAAAGGATG GTTTGATACTGTCTATTTGGACGATGAAATCCGTGTAGCGAAGGACATAAGGGGGGATTATTTAGTTGTGGAGCGTGCTCCATATTCTTGGAACAGATAG